A window of the Butyricimonas virosa genome harbors these coding sequences:
- the glpA gene encoding anaerobic glycerol-3-phosphate dehydrogenase subunit A gives MKQNETTQSFDVIIIGGGATGAGTARDCSRRGIKTLLLERFDISTGATGRNHGLLHSGARYAVTDKESAEECIKENMTLRKIASHCVEETDGLFLSLPEDDLSYQAKFVESCKQAGIRADIIDPKEALRLEPSANRDIIGAVRVPDGAVDPFRLTASNVMDAKLHGATILTYQEVIEIIREQNRVIGVKVQDHKTNEIKSYYATIVVNAGGIWGHNIAKLVDININMLPSKGALLIFGHRVNNIVLNRCRKPADADILVPGDTICLIGTTSSKVPFEEIDHMKVTPEEVDVLLREGEKMAPILAQTRILRAYAGVRPLVASDNDPSGRSVSRGIVLLDHATRDGLEGFITITGGKLMTYRLMAEWTTDLICKKLNLSAICTTATEKLPGSRESIEEISKKIISVPLTQRNSTIYRHGDMADRFSENTPLDNSLICECEEVSVGEAKYALNELDVNNLVDLRRRTRVGMGTCQGELCACRAAGLMSDMNKVCTNRAKADLASFLNERWKGMSPIAWGDTLRESEYTAWIYEGVCGLTSSSKK, from the coding sequence ATGAAGCAGAACGAAACTACACAATCGTTTGATGTGATAATCATCGGAGGTGGCGCTACCGGCGCCGGAACTGCCAGAGATTGCTCTCGCAGGGGCATAAAAACACTTCTATTGGAAAGATTTGACATCTCTACCGGTGCTACGGGGAGAAATCACGGCTTATTGCATAGTGGAGCCCGTTACGCCGTGACTGACAAAGAGTCCGCAGAAGAATGTATCAAAGAGAATATGACTCTCCGCAAAATTGCCAGTCATTGTGTAGAAGAAACAGATGGTTTATTCTTAAGTTTACCAGAGGATGATCTTAGCTATCAGGCCAAATTTGTCGAGTCATGTAAGCAGGCGGGAATTCGTGCGGACATCATCGACCCGAAAGAAGCATTACGTCTAGAACCATCTGCAAACCGGGATATTATCGGGGCGGTAAGAGTACCGGATGGCGCCGTGGACCCGTTTCGCCTGACGGCATCCAATGTGATGGACGCCAAACTGCATGGAGCAACGATACTCACATACCAAGAAGTCATCGAGATCATACGAGAGCAAAATCGGGTGATTGGAGTAAAAGTTCAAGATCATAAAACAAACGAAATCAAATCCTATTATGCTACTATTGTTGTCAATGCCGGAGGGATTTGGGGACATAATATAGCAAAACTTGTGGATATTAATATAAATATGCTGCCTTCGAAAGGAGCATTACTGATTTTTGGACACCGAGTAAACAATATCGTCCTGAACAGGTGTCGCAAGCCAGCCGATGCAGACATTCTTGTTCCGGGTGACACGATCTGCCTCATTGGAACAACATCTAGTAAAGTACCTTTTGAAGAAATTGATCACATGAAAGTAACCCCGGAAGAGGTTGACGTGCTGTTACGAGAAGGGGAAAAGATGGCACCCATTCTGGCTCAAACTCGTATATTAAGAGCATATGCCGGAGTGCGCCCGCTAGTTGCGTCTGACAACGATCCAAGCGGCCGAAGTGTAAGTCGGGGAATCGTGCTCTTGGATCATGCAACCCGTGACGGGTTGGAAGGATTTATCACAATCACGGGGGGAAAATTAATGACCTACCGGTTGATGGCCGAGTGGACAACAGATTTGATATGTAAAAAACTCAACCTTTCAGCCATTTGTACGACAGCTACGGAAAAGCTTCCTGGTTCAAGGGAGAGCATAGAAGAAATTAGCAAAAAAATTATATCCGTACCTCTTACGCAACGCAATTCGACTATTTACAGGCATGGGGATATGGCCGATCGTTTTTCTGAAAATACGCCATTAGACAATAGCTTGATATGTGAATGTGAAGAGGTTTCTGTTGGCGAGGCAAAATACGCCTTAAACGAGCTGGATGTAAACAATCTGGTTGACTTGAGACGAAGAACTCGCGTTGGCATGGGAACCTGCCAAGGAGAACTTTGCGCGTGTCGTGCCGCCGGTTTAATGAGCGATATGAATAAAGTATGCACGAATAGAGCCAAGGCAGATCTTGCTTCTTTCTTGAACGAAAGATGGAAAGGGATGTCGCCCATTGCCTGGGGAGACACGTTGCGCGAGAGTGAGTATACGGCCTGGATTTATGAAGGCGTTTGTGGTTTAACATCATCATCTAAGAAATAA
- a CDS encoding helix-turn-helix domain-containing protein: MSFSERLQKVMDEQGYTKYKVAKALHMSATTISNYLKNKTKPDTTKLEVMSRLLGVNRRWLLTGEGDKYRKGNAAMTETSGDLSVRDNDELTVRHLVEIVDKQASSLQARDEEVKKLMTMNEVLLGKLTILLEKLFEKL; encoded by the coding sequence ATGTCATTTTCAGAAAGATTACAAAAGGTAATGGACGAGCAGGGGTACACAAAATATAAAGTAGCGAAAGCTTTACATATGTCTGCAACAACGATTTCCAACTACTTAAAGAATAAAACAAAACCAGATACCACAAAGTTGGAAGTGATGAGTCGTTTATTGGGAGTAAATCGAAGATGGCTTCTAACAGGTGAAGGTGACAAATATCGTAAGGGCAATGCAGCAATGACGGAAACTTCTGGAGATCTTTCTGTACGGGATAACGACGAACTCACGGTTCGCCATCTTGTAGAAATTGTAGACAAACAGGCGTCCTCATTACAAGCTAGAGATGAAGAAGTCAAAAAGTTAATGACAATGAATGAAGTCTTGTTAGGAAAGTTGACTATCTTGTTGGAAAAATTGTTTGAAAAGCTTTAA
- a CDS encoding site-specific integrase, producing the protein MRSTFKLLFYVKRNVPKSDNSLPLMGRITINKGIVQFSLKMSVPPELWDSKAGKAMGKSEKAKDINRQLEQIRVTINNRYQEIIQAGGGVTAEQVKNAYLGIGIKQDMFLKLFAWHNELFARKVGNGRTLNTYKKYCNLYKLMQAYILKEYNREDISLKELNLSFINGFEHFLRTVRGCCTNTIWLYMIGVKHIISVARNEGLLVVNPFAGYMISPEQVDRGFLSEEELQLLMKAPMKNKSYELVRDLFVFAAFTGLAYSDIKNLTKNNLQTFLDGHLWIITRRQKTNVDSNIRLLDVPKRIIAKYEGQTGDDRLFAVPSNWSCNNILKNIGKQCGFKIKLTFHVGRHTFSTSLTLAKGMPIETVSRILGHTNIKTTQIYAKITNEKVSRDMELLSQKLAGLEKQLTATI; encoded by the coding sequence ATGCGTAGTACATTCAAGTTGTTATTTTACGTCAAGCGTAACGTTCCCAAAAGTGATAACAGCCTACCATTAATGGGAAGGATAACTATAAACAAGGGAATTGTTCAATTCAGTCTTAAAATGAGTGTTCCCCCTGAATTATGGGATAGTAAGGCAGGGAAAGCCATGGGAAAAAGTGAGAAAGCGAAAGATATAAACCGGCAGTTGGAACAAATTCGGGTAACAATAAACAATCGTTATCAAGAAATCATACAAGCGGGTGGAGGTGTTACAGCAGAACAAGTAAAAAATGCTTATTTGGGAATTGGTATAAAGCAAGATATGTTTCTCAAGTTGTTCGCTTGGCATAATGAATTATTTGCTCGTAAGGTAGGTAACGGTCGAACCCTGAATACGTACAAAAAATATTGTAATCTTTATAAACTAATGCAAGCTTACATTCTGAAAGAATATAATCGTGAAGATATATCATTAAAGGAATTAAATCTCTCTTTTATTAACGGTTTCGAGCATTTTTTACGCACGGTCCGGGGGTGTTGTACAAATACAATTTGGTTGTATATGATCGGAGTAAAGCATATTATCTCTGTTGCACGAAATGAAGGTTTGCTTGTTGTTAATCCATTTGCAGGTTATATGATTAGTCCTGAACAAGTGGATCGAGGCTTTCTTTCGGAAGAGGAATTACAATTGTTAATGAAAGCCCCCATGAAAAATAAATCCTATGAGCTTGTACGTGATCTATTTGTTTTTGCGGCATTTACGGGATTAGCCTATTCCGATATTAAAAATTTAACCAAGAATAATCTGCAAACATTTTTGGATGGCCATTTATGGATCATCACGCGTAGGCAGAAAACAAATGTCGATTCGAATATCCGACTATTGGATGTGCCCAAACGAATAATTGCAAAATATGAAGGCCAAACCGGGGATGATCGTTTATTTGCCGTTCCAAGTAACTGGTCATGTAATAATATATTGAAAAACATCGGTAAACAATGTGGATTCAAGATTAAACTTACTTTTCACGTGGGACGCCACACCTTTTCAACTTCGCTTACATTGGCAAAAGGTATGCCCATTGAAACCGTAAGCCGAATTCTAGGCCACACAAATATAAAAACCACGCAGATTTATGCAAAGATAACGAACGAGAAGGTGAGCAGGGACATGGAACTTCTTTCACAGAAATTAGCTGGATTAGAAAAACAACTAACAGCGACAATCTAG
- the pgtP gene encoding phosphoglycerate transporter protein PgtP: MWNFLKPAPHKDLLPEGKIDSTYKSLRWQVFVGIFIGYAGYYIVRKNFSMAMPFLTDPAGPYGFDKGSLSIVLSLNAVAYALSKFLMGSVSDRSNARVFLPLGLVLAALSMMFMAVPIELFGASTTSIVIMAVLNFLVGWFNGMGWPPCGRVMTHWFSVKERGTKMSIWNCAHNVGGALVGPMAVYGAMWFGSWFYGVDSSKYFIIGTYIFPAAVALFVALLAYVLIRDTPQSCGLPTIEKWRNDYPKNYSEKQEEVLTTREIFFKYVLNNKMLWFIAIANAFVYMVRYGCLDWAPTYLKEAQGYDIKEAGWAYFAYEFAAIPGTLVCGWLSDVVFKGRRAITTIIFMALVALFIFLYWQFSDNYMIVTLSLIAIGFFIYGPVMLIGVQALDLAPKNAAGTSAGLTGFFGYFFGTAILANVVMGYVAESSFGWDGTFVLLLVACALSIVFVSFTYKEEQYLVQNRK; the protein is encoded by the coding sequence ATGTGGAATTTTTTAAAACCAGCACCTCACAAGGATTTATTACCGGAAGGTAAGATCGACTCGACTTACAAGAGCCTGCGTTGGCAGGTCTTTGTCGGAATCTTCATCGGTTACGCCGGCTACTACATCGTGCGGAAGAACTTCTCGATGGCGATGCCGTTTCTAACAGACCCCGCCGGACCTTACGGGTTCGACAAGGGATCGCTGAGTATCGTGTTGTCGTTGAACGCGGTGGCCTACGCCCTGTCGAAGTTCTTGATGGGGAGCGTTTCGGATCGTAGCAACGCGCGGGTGTTCCTTCCCCTGGGGTTGGTACTGGCGGCCCTGTCCATGATGTTCATGGCCGTGCCGATCGAGCTGTTCGGGGCAAGCACGACTTCCATCGTGATCATGGCGGTGTTGAACTTCCTGGTCGGGTGGTTTAACGGGATGGGATGGCCTCCCTGCGGCCGCGTGATGACTCACTGGTTCTCCGTGAAGGAGCGCGGGACGAAAATGTCTATCTGGAATTGTGCCCATAACGTGGGTGGCGCTCTCGTGGGCCCGATGGCCGTGTACGGGGCCATGTGGTTCGGGTCGTGGTTCTACGGGGTGGACAGTTCAAAGTACTTTATCATTGGTACCTATATTTTCCCGGCGGCGGTGGCCCTGTTCGTGGCCCTGCTGGCGTACGTGTTGATTCGTGACACCCCGCAGTCCTGCGGGTTACCGACGATAGAGAAATGGCGGAACGATTACCCGAAAAATTACAGCGAGAAACAGGAAGAGGTCCTCACCACGAGAGAGATTTTCTTCAAGTACGTGCTGAATAACAAGATGTTGTGGTTTATCGCCATCGCTAACGCCTTCGTTTACATGGTTCGTTACGGTTGCCTGGACTGGGCCCCGACCTACTTGAAGGAGGCGCAAGGGTACGATATTAAAGAGGCCGGCTGGGCTTATTTTGCCTACGAGTTTGCCGCCATCCCGGGCACGCTTGTTTGCGGGTGGTTGAGTGACGTGGTGTTCAAGGGACGCCGCGCTATCACGACGATCATATTCATGGCCCTGGTGGCCTTGTTTATCTTCCTTTACTGGCAGTTCTCGGATAACTACATGATTGTCACGCTATCCTTGATCGCCATCGGTTTCTTCATCTACGGCCCGGTGATGCTTATCGGGGTGCAGGCGCTTGACCTGGCTCCCAAGAACGCGGCCGGGACATCGGCCGGGTTGACCGGGTTCTTCGGGTACTTCTTCGGGACGGCTATCCTGGCGAACGTGGTGATGGGATACGTGGCGGAAAGTTCATTCGGGTGGGACGGGACGTTCGTGCTGTTGCTCGTCGCCTGCGCCTTGTCCATCGTTTTCGTCAGCTTTACTTACAAGGAGGAACAATACCTGGTGCAAAATAGAAAATAA
- a CDS encoding HAD family hydrolase: protein MNTKHLTKGIVVILLLFITSSIYAQTYREIKGWSKEINERIETFLNTTLTMNIRKVAVFDGDGTVIGQAPHYLADEALYRYADKYYKGKNDKVSKEKMAILNRMVKDGNNVGKVYVEDRAHFLAGMTPEEVAKLGYDCYVESYQGKFYPEMKQLIANLKEYGFEIWILTASPEFLYQKFLSEELGIPEVNILGMKSVVVDGVLTNEIVLPIPQDDGKANVIPTFIKTRPLVVGGNSRGDMDMLNQSCGLKIVVNPDDTTVRGAEDGPMHGLTVKGYWEKEGAVIVRCNDVRDPKVRFHTSEWGIRENVINPKE from the coding sequence ATGAATACAAAACATTTGACGAAAGGAATAGTGGTTATATTGTTGCTATTCATTACGTCCTCGATTTACGCACAGACTTACCGGGAGATCAAGGGGTGGTCAAAGGAAATTAATGAGAGAATTGAAACATTCTTGAATACGACTTTAACCATGAATATTCGTAAAGTAGCGGTGTTTGACGGGGATGGAACAGTGATTGGGCAAGCACCACACTATTTGGCGGATGAAGCTTTATATCGTTATGCCGATAAATATTATAAGGGCAAAAATGATAAAGTTTCCAAGGAGAAAATGGCTATTTTGAATCGGATGGTAAAAGACGGTAATAACGTGGGGAAAGTTTATGTCGAAGATCGTGCTCACTTTTTGGCGGGAATGACTCCGGAGGAAGTGGCAAAGTTGGGGTATGATTGCTATGTGGAGTCATACCAAGGAAAGTTTTACCCGGAAATGAAACAGCTTATAGCTAATTTGAAAGAGTATGGATTTGAGATTTGGATATTGACAGCTTCTCCCGAGTTTTTATATCAAAAATTTTTATCAGAGGAATTGGGAATCCCCGAAGTAAATATTCTCGGGATGAAGTCTGTCGTGGTAGATGGGGTGTTGACAAATGAGATTGTGTTACCGATCCCGCAAGATGATGGGAAAGCGAATGTTATCCCGACTTTCATTAAAACTCGTCCACTTGTAGTGGGAGGAAATAGCCGGGGAGACATGGATATGCTAAACCAGTCTTGTGGTTTGAAAATTGTGGTAAACCCGGATGATACAACTGTCCGTGGGGCAGAAGATGGTCCTATGCATGGTCTAACGGTGAAAGGGTACTGGGAAAAAGAAGGAGCCGTTATTGTTCGATGTAATGATGTCCGAGATCCGAAAGTGCGTTTCCATACTTCGGAGTGGGGAATCAGAGAAAATGTGATTAATCCTAAAGAATAA
- a CDS encoding porin — protein sequence MKKNYLLNVLVLCCGLFVCTIARAESDKDEPSNTKSEVAQVNNDDLTKQVNKLLSILPKFSGYIQTGYNWGDKNGDNRSSFQLKRMRLIIDKKVSKTFDFRAQLECFSGSVDNSAYKKKVITVMDAFVNAHITDALHFRAGQYYLPLGFENYDISPSTLETVDFSNICYRMVCRNAISSADLIDYGRDLGVMAYGDLFKSKDQKFSYLSYQLSLTNGYLPTLNDDNKSKDFVGRITIRPVEKLRIIGCYNWGEYKGLNENGDTKDYLPMNRFITGAWYYDPNGLDVRAEYGHIQSDDANVKEDGFYVLAAYKIGKFLPVVRYDMYRDKAAKTSANNKDNFLLGCTYEIIKDVKFQVNYTISAYPDKVKDAGTRTGTGNSLQIMCLLKF from the coding sequence ATGAAAAAAAACTATTTGTTAAATGTATTGGTGTTATGTTGTGGCCTTTTTGTATGTACAATTGCCCGGGCCGAGTCTGATAAAGACGAACCTTCTAACACGAAAAGCGAGGTCGCACAAGTCAATAACGATGACCTTACAAAACAAGTAAATAAACTTCTTTCGATATTGCCTAAATTCTCTGGTTATATTCAAACCGGTTATAACTGGGGGGACAAGAATGGAGATAACAGATCGTCATTCCAATTGAAGCGTATGCGTTTGATCATTGATAAAAAAGTTTCAAAAACCTTTGATTTCCGCGCCCAGTTGGAATGTTTCTCTGGATCAGTCGATAACTCTGCCTATAAGAAAAAAGTAATTACGGTAATGGATGCTTTTGTTAACGCTCATATTACTGATGCTTTGCATTTCCGTGCTGGTCAATACTATTTGCCGCTTGGTTTCGAGAATTATGATATTTCTCCGTCTACTTTAGAGACCGTGGATTTCTCGAATATTTGTTACCGTATGGTGTGTCGTAATGCGATCTCTTCTGCAGATCTTATTGATTATGGTCGTGATCTTGGAGTGATGGCTTATGGAGACCTTTTTAAAAGCAAAGATCAAAAATTTAGCTATTTAAGTTATCAGTTGTCATTGACGAACGGCTACCTTCCGACGTTGAATGATGACAATAAATCGAAAGATTTTGTGGGTCGTATAACAATCCGTCCGGTAGAGAAATTGCGTATCATCGGTTGTTACAATTGGGGAGAATACAAAGGTTTGAACGAAAATGGAGATACGAAGGATTATCTTCCGATGAATCGTTTTATCACTGGTGCTTGGTATTATGATCCAAATGGTCTTGACGTTCGTGCAGAATACGGTCATATTCAAAGTGATGATGCTAACGTGAAGGAAGATGGTTTTTATGTGCTTGCGGCGTATAAAATTGGTAAGTTCTTACCGGTTGTACGTTATGATATGTACCGTGATAAAGCAGCCAAGACTTCTGCAAACAACAAGGATAACTTCCTTTTAGGTTGTACTTATGAAATAATCAAGGATGTTAAGTTCCAGGTAAATTATACCATTTCGGCTTATCCTGACAAGGTAAAAGATGCAGGAACAAGAACCGGTACGGGTAATAGCTTACAAATCATGTGTCTTCTTAAATTCTAA
- a CDS encoding PAS domain-containing protein: MQTENNITGAEFLSDLNVLLSTSVGLNRNVKLALKKLGEHERADQVYIVSINHDMTFTISEEWTRTGESVFPESGEKRSFYYDRKLEQDLERDNYIYIRDINDVTNESLKNIMRALGVNCAIFLPLYISSHLFSFLCLSRCHHEEPWSGEEIAFLVQVASVLSGALEKELILRKLVKHHALYQDFIENRVGYILRLNRHLHISFSNKTFYSLFGDSPDEIIGTRIGELMTEMDISPKKLEEVVKSPEDLLMFNAKVMRDDEVVFIEWYAYPVRLDRDHTEIHLIGHDVTRFKEMERELTLLKTELQTFSETMYPMWKSIKDNLSGENEIGNNESFDNLSQKAMAFNRLYEELLSKIGYKFVANAYRS, translated from the coding sequence ATGCAGACAGAAAATAACATAACAGGAGCAGAGTTTTTATCTGATTTAAACGTTTTATTATCCACGAGCGTGGGTTTGAATAGAAACGTGAAGTTGGCATTAAAGAAACTGGGCGAACATGAGCGGGCCGATCAGGTTTATATCGTGAGTATTAATCACGATATGACATTTACCATATCGGAAGAATGGACCCGTACCGGGGAGTCTGTTTTCCCGGAGTCAGGGGAGAAACGCAGTTTCTATTATGATCGGAAGTTGGAACAGGATTTAGAGAGGGACAATTATATATATATTCGGGATATAAATGACGTGACGAACGAGAGTCTGAAGAATATCATGCGGGCGCTTGGGGTCAATTGTGCTATATTTTTACCCTTGTATATATCTAGTCATCTTTTTTCCTTTTTGTGCTTAAGCCGTTGTCACCACGAGGAACCGTGGTCGGGGGAAGAGATTGCTTTCTTGGTACAGGTTGCCTCCGTACTATCTGGTGCGCTCGAGAAAGAGTTGATTTTAAGAAAATTGGTGAAACATCATGCCTTGTATCAGGACTTTATCGAAAACCGGGTGGGTTACATTCTTCGTCTGAACCGGCATTTACATATCAGTTTCTCGAACAAGACGTTTTATTCCTTATTTGGGGATAGTCCGGATGAGATTATCGGAACTCGGATCGGGGAGCTAATGACTGAAATGGATATTTCACCAAAGAAATTGGAGGAAGTGGTGAAGTCCCCTGAGGATTTGTTGATGTTTAATGCCAAGGTAATGCGTGATGATGAGGTGGTATTTATCGAGTGGTATGCTTATCCGGTCAGGTTAGATCGGGATCACACCGAAATTCACTTGATCGGGCATGACGTGACTCGTTTCAAGGAGATGGAACGTGAATTAACATTGCTGAAAACTGAATTGCAAACTTTCTCCGAAACCATGTACCCGATGTGGAAATCAATCAAAGATAATTTATCGGGAGAAAACGAAATTGGTAATAATGAATCATTTGATAATTTAAGTCAAAAAGCTATGGCATTTAATAGGCTCTACGAGGAACTTTTATCAAAAATTGGTTATAAATTTGTAGCGAATGCATATAGATCATAG
- a CDS encoding hybrid sensor histidine kinase/response regulator, protein MHIDHSEYTILLADDSISNLEKMKSLLAGENFKLLPTLEADEVFLLAKLRLPDMIIIRLALEEGKGVTVVRQLKQSALTKQIPILYMTIPNRYDDFRKVADYEGVEFVSRPLSKRELILRINNQLLLLESQRIIERQNERIQSVSRSKDKLYSVIAHDLRAPIGTLKMILEALDHQKEKIPDDNIKNLIKMLQETTDEAFLLLENLLLWSNSRNGLLQPYRQAFSFTEAAKEVIVLQENIAEAKGIKIYNHIDRPFTGYADVNMMKTVLRNLLSNAIKFSYTGGRIDVDCREENGSLTVIVKDRGQGIGEEHQQGLLDDGLHFISYGTQKEKGSGLGLQLCKDFVKMNHGKLWFESKEGKGTTFYFSVPVEESL, encoded by the coding sequence ATGCATATAGATCATAGCGAATATACAATCCTTTTGGCTGACGATTCTATTTCGAATTTGGAAAAGATGAAAAGCCTGCTGGCTGGAGAGAATTTTAAATTATTACCTACTCTGGAAGCGGACGAGGTATTTTTACTTGCGAAATTGAGGCTACCGGATATGATTATTATTCGCCTGGCGCTAGAAGAGGGGAAGGGGGTTACGGTTGTCCGCCAGTTGAAACAGAGCGCCCTGACCAAGCAGATTCCGATACTCTACATGACGATCCCCAACCGTTATGACGATTTTCGGAAGGTGGCTGATTACGAGGGGGTGGAGTTCGTTTCCCGGCCGTTGAGTAAAAGGGAGCTGATTCTTCGCATAAATAATCAATTGCTTTTACTGGAATCACAGCGTATCATAGAGAGGCAGAATGAACGTATCCAAAGCGTATCCCGTTCTAAAGACAAGCTATATTCCGTTATCGCTCATGATTTGCGTGCCCCGATTGGTACGCTTAAAATGATTCTTGAAGCGCTTGATCACCAGAAAGAGAAAATTCCGGATGATAATATAAAGAATCTTATCAAGATGTTGCAGGAGACTACGGATGAGGCTTTCTTGTTGCTGGAAAACCTGTTGTTATGGAGCAATAGCCGGAATGGATTATTACAGCCGTACAGGCAGGCATTTTCTTTCACGGAGGCGGCGAAAGAAGTGATCGTGTTACAGGAGAATATCGCAGAGGCGAAGGGAATAAAGATTTACAATCATATTGATCGACCTTTTACCGGGTATGCGGATGTAAATATGATGAAGACCGTGTTGCGTAATTTATTATCCAATGCGATTAAATTCAGCTACACGGGGGGAAGGATTGATGTGGATTGTAGGGAAGAAAACGGGTCCCTGACGGTAATTGTGAAGGATAGAGGGCAGGGGATCGGTGAGGAGCATCAGCAGGGGTTGCTGGATGACGGATTACATTTTATTTCTTACGGAACACAGAAAGAGAAGGGGAGTGGGTTGGGGTTACAGCTCTGCAAGGATTTTGTGAAAATGAATCACGGAAAATTATGGTTTGAATCGAAAGAGGGGAAAGGTACCACGTTTTATTTTTCCGTGCCCGTAGAAGAGAGTTTATAA
- a CDS encoding 3'-5' exonuclease — protein MEYKTKISEEEIEELPNFTFDGEIIVIDHEDKIDAAVNDLSSYSHIGFDTETKPAFKKGVTHQVGLLQLATDKRVYLFRLNKCGLSESLQDLLANENIMKIGVGIRDDIRGLRKLANFIPASFLDLQIFAKAFGIEEMSFSKLMSIIFKVKISKRQRTSNWEAPRLTPAQLHYAATDAWGALKMYKALKSGNSQLQQVS, from the coding sequence ATGGAATACAAGACGAAGATCAGCGAAGAAGAAATAGAAGAATTACCAAACTTCACGTTTGACGGGGAGATCATCGTGATTGATCATGAGGATAAAATTGATGCAGCCGTGAACGATTTATCGTCCTACTCGCATATCGGGTTCGACACGGAAACCAAACCGGCATTCAAGAAAGGGGTAACACATCAGGTAGGCCTGTTACAACTGGCCACCGATAAACGGGTATACTTATTCCGTTTGAACAAATGCGGCCTGTCCGAATCATTACAGGATCTTTTGGCCAATGAAAATATAATGAAAATCGGTGTCGGGATACGCGATGACATCCGGGGACTTAGGAAACTAGCCAATTTCATCCCGGCAAGCTTTCTGGATTTACAAATATTTGCCAAGGCATTTGGCATAGAAGAGATGTCATTCTCTAAATTAATGTCCATTATTTTCAAGGTGAAAATATCCAAACGGCAACGGACGTCAAACTGGGAAGCCCCACGATTGACCCCTGCACAATTACATTACGCAGCAACCGACGCATGGGGGGCGCTAAAAATGTACAAGGCGTTAAAATCCGGCAACAGCCAGCTACAACAAGTGTCCTAG
- a CDS encoding DUF5063 domain-containing protein has protein sequence MDDLQHIGYSREVIEFVAVAKEFCGYLEGSHEEDASELLSKLQKFIPLIYLKGSLLPSCESDNLGMMEEIVTEEDYNALLATLSRTLGENDEYLEVFDENMQYSETPVVNSISEKLCDIYQDLKNFISAYRSGMIDVIEEALWQLNNSFELYWGKACASVLRAIHLAIYKVVDTDDSM, from the coding sequence ATGGATGATTTACAACATATCGGATATAGCCGGGAGGTCATTGAATTCGTTGCCGTTGCTAAAGAGTTTTGCGGTTATCTGGAAGGCTCTCACGAAGAAGACGCCAGCGAGTTGCTTTCAAAATTACAAAAGTTCATCCCGCTAATTTACTTGAAAGGCAGCCTATTACCCTCGTGCGAAAGCGATAACCTCGGCATGATGGAAGAAATTGTGACAGAGGAAGATTACAATGCCTTGCTCGCTACATTAAGCCGGACACTAGGCGAGAATGACGAATATCTGGAAGTTTTCGACGAGAATATGCAATACAGCGAAACTCCGGTCGTAAATTCGATTTCCGAAAAACTCTGTGATATTTACCAAGATCTGAAAAATTTCATTTCCGCATATCGCAGTGGAATGATTGATGTTATAGAGGAAGCATTATGGCAGTTAAATAACAGTTTTGAATTATATTGGGGAAAAGCGTGTGCTAGCGTATTAAGAGCAATACATTTGGCAATATATAAAGTAGTAGACACGGACGACTCCATGTAA